Proteins co-encoded in one Pseudophryne corroboree isolate aPseCor3 chromosome 1, aPseCor3.hap2, whole genome shotgun sequence genomic window:
- the LOC135036836 gene encoding paraneoplastic antigen Ma3-like, with the protein MISDETAVRAVGKLYGISHPCMVDRWKRQTGDTFALLMSNRLPLDPTLIPSMLVVEGVPGGKIKLVWPVSMEEVTSEEDRGNGASATRECSHPTIATSAPIESTVESSGTGVETMIDKMVSQLERWHYEGGYRRLRIFSGISPVPDGEETYDTWREAAIQHSEEWQCPEHIKKQRIVESLRGPAMRVIQATRRSKSTATLQDYIEALDFSYGTLEDVGDLLARLHRTYQEPGETLTQYIYRVDRLIYQIVEKGGIAKDTVDESRMKQVLKGALTNNPVAQRLRCTRTSGTTPTLTELVKEVKLEEVQIETREKTIKRIIAIIPTPTPTVIDDRLFKLLEEQNKKIDQLIALQSQATSRSSWPSESGRGRSRGSGSRGHIICYSCGQPGHRSFECPVTAMNRRGISQTFGQARNDQLENSNGSTVNPSQAPQ; encoded by the coding sequence ATGATCAGTGATGAAACAGCCGTTCGGGCTGTAGGAAAGTTATATGGCATTAGCCATCCATGTATGGTAGATCGGTGGAAACGGCAGACTGGAGACACCTTCGCGCTGTTGATGAGCAATAGACTACCCTTAGATCCAACCTTAATACCAAGTATGTTGGTGGTGGAAGGTGTCCCTGGGGGCAAGATTAAATTGGTATGGCCGGTTAGTATGGAAGAAGTCACTTCTGAAGAAGATAGGGGTAATGGAGCCTCAGCCACGAGGGAGTGCTCCCACCCGACTATAGCCACTTCGGCACCCATCGAAAGTACTGTGGAATCCAGTGGAACCGGGGTTGAAACGATGATAGATAAGATGGTCAGCCAACTAGAGAGATGGCACTATGAGGGTGGCTATCGTAGATTAAGGATATTTTCAGGGATTTCACCGGTTCCAGACGGAGAAGAAACCTATGATACCTGGCGAGAAGCGGCTATTCAACACTCGGAAGAGTGGCAATGCCCGGAACACATCAAGAAGCAGCGCATAGTAGAAAGTCTTCGGGGACCTGCTATGCGGGTGATCCAGGCCACTCGACGCAGTAAATCGACGGCTACCCTTCAAGATTACATCGAAGCCTTAGATTTCTCCTACGGTACCCTGGAAGATGTAGGCGATTTGTTAGCCAGACTACATCGAACATATCAGGAGCCTGGAGAAACCCTGACGCAGTATATTTACAGAGTTGATAGGTTGATATACCAAATTGTTGAAAAAGGAGGTATAGCGAAGGATACCGTGGATGAGAGTCGAATGAAACAAGTACTGAAAGGAGCTTTGACCAACAACCCCGTGGCCCAACGTCTTAGGTGTACACGTACTTCTGGGACCACCCCTACGTTGACTGAATTAGTAAAAGAAGTTAAGCTAGAGGAGGTGCAGATAGAGACCAGAGAAAAAACTATTAAGCGGATTATAGCTATAATACCTACTCCGACACCTACAGTTATAGATGACAGATTGTTCAAATTGTtagaggaacaaaataaaaaaatagatcaATTGATCGCTCTTCAAAGCCAAGCTACATCTAGGTCCTCCTGGCCATCAGAGTCGGGTAGAGGAAGGAGTCGTGGAAGTGGCAGTAGAGGTCACATAATATGTTATAGCTGTGGACAGCCAGGACACCGATCTTTTGAATGTCCAGTGACGGCCATGAATAGGAGAGGAATATCCCAGACCTTTGGTCAGGCACGAAATGATCAGTTGGAAAACTCCAACGGGAGtactgtgaacccctcacaggctccccaataa